A single genomic interval of Pyrus communis chromosome 5, drPyrComm1.1, whole genome shotgun sequence harbors:
- the LOC137734941 gene encoding 5-amino-6-(5-phospho-D-ribitylamino)uracil phosphatase, chloroplastic-like isoform X2 yields MAIPVSSPALLFPFQVQIRLKRLGVAKHQGVVRSCCGFNENGSVNGFPVTPNKLFMQEAIGAEYGEGFETFRPDGSLKVDVDFLNDKLQEGFLKRIRYAMKPDEAYGLIFSFDNVVADTRTTKLNAWKQLASEEGKELPEDAVLQRRMLYAGADHVLHKLLLWDKEDGELDRLALKFSQLYYDNLLRLSEPVEGIKEWLDAVSTARIPCAVVSSLDRRNMTEALERMGLKKYFQAIVTEEDGMDSIAHRFLSAAVKLDRKPSKCVVFEDEPRGITAAHNCTMMAVALIGAHPAYDLMQADLAVASFNELSVINLRRLFANKGSTFMDLQKQIIEKSPPKRKLTIDTIF; encoded by the exons ATGGCGATTCCCGTTTCCTCACCCGCACTCCTCTTTCCCTTCCAAGTTCAAATT AGACTGAAGCGTTTGGGCGTGGCGAAGCATCAAGGGGTGGTCAGGAGCTGTTGCGGGTTCAACGAAAATGGCTCCGTAAATGGGTTTCCGGTCACACCCAACAAGCTTTTCATGCAGGAG GCGATTGGAGCTGAATATGGAGAAGGTTTTGAAACTTTTAGACCTGATGGATCTCTCAAGGTTGATGTG GATTTTTTGAACGACAAACTGCAAGAAGGTTTCCTTAAACGAATACGATATGCCATGAAACCAGATGAAGCTTATGGTCTTATATTCTCTTTTGACAATGTCGTG GCTGATACTCGAACTACGAAATTAAATGCTTGGAAGCAGCTTGCTTCTGAAGAGG GAAAGGAACTTCCGGAAGATGCAGTTTTGCAAAGACGGATGCTTTATGCAGGTGCTGATCATGTGTTGCATAAG CTTTTACTGTGGGATAAAGAAGATGGAGAACTGGATAGATTGGCATTAAAGTTTTCGCAATTATACTATGATAATCTTCTCAGG cTTAGTGAACCTGTGGAGGGGATCAAAGAGTGGCTAGATGCTGTATCGACAGCTCGTATCCCTTGCGCTGTAGTTTCAAGTCTTGATCGGAGAAACATGACAGAAGCCCTAGAACGAATGGGACTGAAGAAGTACTTTCAG GCAATTGTGACAGAGGAAGATGGAATGGATTCAATAGCTCATAGGTTTCTTTCAGCAGCTGTGAAG CTGGATCGGAAGCCATCCAAGTGTGTTGTGTTCGAGGATGAGCCTAGGGGTATAACCGCTGCTCACAACTGTACAATGATGGCTGTGGCATTGATTGGCGCGCACCCTGC GTATGACCTGATGCAGGCCGATCTTGCAGTTGCTAGCTTTAATGAACTTTCCGTGATCAATCTTAGAAGACTATTTGCAAACAAGGGTTCCACATTCATGGACTTGCAGAAGCAGATTATAGAGAAATCTCCACCGAAGCGGAAACTTACGATAGATACTATTTTCTGA
- the LOC137734941 gene encoding 5-amino-6-(5-phospho-D-ribitylamino)uracil phosphatase, chloroplastic-like isoform X1, whose translation MDRACSSFRSSSLPLPWRFPFPHPHSSFPSKFKLLRLKRLGVAKHQGVVRSCCGFNENGSVNGFPVTPNKLFMQEAIGAEYGEGFETFRPDGSLKVDVDFLNDKLQEGFLKRIRYAMKPDEAYGLIFSFDNVVADTRTTKLNAWKQLASEEGKELPEDAVLQRRMLYAGADHVLHKLLLWDKEDGELDRLALKFSQLYYDNLLRLSEPVEGIKEWLDAVSTARIPCAVVSSLDRRNMTEALERMGLKKYFQAIVTEEDGMDSIAHRFLSAAVKLDRKPSKCVVFEDEPRGITAAHNCTMMAVALIGAHPAYDLMQADLAVASFNELSVINLRRLFANKGSTFMDLQKQIIEKSPPKRKLTIDTIF comes from the exons ATGGACCGTGCCTGCAGCAGTTTCAGAAGCTCGTCTTTGCCCCTTCCATGGCGATTCCCGTTTCCTCACCCGCACTCCTCTTTCCCTTCCAAGTTCAAATTGTTG AGACTGAAGCGTTTGGGCGTGGCGAAGCATCAAGGGGTGGTCAGGAGCTGTTGCGGGTTCAACGAAAATGGCTCCGTAAATGGGTTTCCGGTCACACCCAACAAGCTTTTCATGCAGGAG GCGATTGGAGCTGAATATGGAGAAGGTTTTGAAACTTTTAGACCTGATGGATCTCTCAAGGTTGATGTG GATTTTTTGAACGACAAACTGCAAGAAGGTTTCCTTAAACGAATACGATATGCCATGAAACCAGATGAAGCTTATGGTCTTATATTCTCTTTTGACAATGTCGTG GCTGATACTCGAACTACGAAATTAAATGCTTGGAAGCAGCTTGCTTCTGAAGAGG GAAAGGAACTTCCGGAAGATGCAGTTTTGCAAAGACGGATGCTTTATGCAGGTGCTGATCATGTGTTGCATAAG CTTTTACTGTGGGATAAAGAAGATGGAGAACTGGATAGATTGGCATTAAAGTTTTCGCAATTATACTATGATAATCTTCTCAGG cTTAGTGAACCTGTGGAGGGGATCAAAGAGTGGCTAGATGCTGTATCGACAGCTCGTATCCCTTGCGCTGTAGTTTCAAGTCTTGATCGGAGAAACATGACAGAAGCCCTAGAACGAATGGGACTGAAGAAGTACTTTCAG GCAATTGTGACAGAGGAAGATGGAATGGATTCAATAGCTCATAGGTTTCTTTCAGCAGCTGTGAAG CTGGATCGGAAGCCATCCAAGTGTGTTGTGTTCGAGGATGAGCCTAGGGGTATAACCGCTGCTCACAACTGTACAATGATGGCTGTGGCATTGATTGGCGCGCACCCTGC GTATGACCTGATGCAGGCCGATCTTGCAGTTGCTAGCTTTAATGAACTTTCCGTGATCAATCTTAGAAGACTATTTGCAAACAAGGGTTCCACATTCATGGACTTGCAGAAGCAGATTATAGAGAAATCTCCACCGAAGCGGAAACTTACGATAGATACTATTTTCTGA
- the LOC137735215 gene encoding WEB family protein At2g40480-like, with protein MAAEAVPGTPRINEMRPEIGTEFRFNNGSGHGHGAPGSPCPPGIRRVGLRAVIDTSPPFGSVEEAVTRFGGRGSWIPFYKLRENCNGVEEFDLKKVEEQAAELEKDLIVKELETLDVLEELATTKRIVEELKRQLQKEALKSLTVSPQDSHLEEHMLSSPAIKEMNKEIYTTVGNNHERVMGNSSPYPNSPDLILMELKQAKLNLGKTISDLGVIQSSVECLNKKMRSEKVLLEKTRERLTSQFAGVSSLEEEMKNIKVKAQIGDDAETNTKSGFGNSAFVSREHMQFSKIVEAANFEASGAMSRNEHSKNIMETAEMRWIAAKKMEEAAKAAEAVALAEIKALTSGGSSSGYVLPEPEQMSFSSQMKSPLNSKAQEAEGWFKKKLVDAMRQIDEAHTSKLAILRKLKEATEEVKHSKQFLEEALNKVEIANRKQLAAEEALESWGPEHHQKGQAAAYNIHNLNNFRSPDYNLNSPMNEMNKSVIVNDGPKPVLRSTCSMRDVLSRKQVLPEDFVATKEVDRSQTDTHRVALSEMLHALREDLTFPSKVEKEGNDKKPVLAHRKKFGFIQISLPLSRPSKKKMQTSNAM; from the exons ATGGCCGCCGAAGCGGTTCCGGGTACTCCTCGCATAAACGAAATGAGGCCCGAAATCGGGACGGAGTTCCGTTTTAACAACGGTTCGGGTCATGGACATGGAGCTCCCGGGTCCCCATGTCCTCCGGGGATAAGGAGGGTGGGTTTAAGGGCAGTGATTGATACGTCCCCGCCTTTCGGGTCGGTCGAGGAGGCTGTGACCCGTTTTGGCGGGAGGGGGTCTTGGATACCATTCTACAAGCTCCGAGAAAACTGT AATGGGGTTGAGGAATTTGACCTGAAGAAAGTGGAGGAGCAAGCAGCTGAGTTGGAGAAGGATCTGATTGTGAAAGAACTGGAGACGCTGGATGTCCTTGAAGAACTGGCAACAACAAAAAGGATTGTGGAAGAGCTAAAGCGACAGCTACAGAAAGAGGCATTGAAAAGCTTGACAGTCTCGCCGCAAGATTCCCATTTGGAAGAACACATGTTATCATCCCCTGCCATCAAAGAAATGAACAAGGAAATTTATACGACTGTGGGAAACAACCATGAACGGGTGATGGGAAATTCGAGTCCCTACCCGAATTCTCCTGATCTGATCTTGATGGAGTTGAAACAAGCAAAATTGAACCTCGGTAAAACAATCAGTGATCTTGGGGTGATTCAATCTTCTGTCGAATGTTTGAATAAGAAGATGCGAAGCGAGAAAGTGTTACTTGAAAAGACCCGGGAGAGGCTGACTTCGCAGTTTGCAGGGGTTTCGTCACTAGAGGAGGAGATGAAGAACATTAAAGTGAAGGCACAAATAGGCGATGATGCAGAAACAAATACTAAGAGTGGCTTTGGCAATTCAGCATTTGTTTCAAGGGAGCATATGCAGTTTAGTAAAATAGTGGAAGCTGCGAACTTTGAAGCATCTGGGGCAATGTCAAGGAATGAGCATTCCAAGAACATTATGGAGACTGCTGAAATGAGGTGGATTGCAGCTAAAAAGATGGAAGAAGCGGCAAAGGCAGCAGAGGCCGTTGCTCTTGCTGAAATCAAGGCTTTAACAAGTGGTGGGAGCTCGTCAGGGTACGTCCTTCCAGAGCCCGAGCAAATGAGTTTTAGTTCTCAGATGAAATCTCCTCTAAACTCGAAAGCTCAAGAAGCTGAGGGCTGGTTCAAGAAGAAGCTAGTGGATGCCATGCGCCAAATCGATGAAGCTCATACTTCTAAACTGGCTATATTGAGGAAGCTGAAAGAAGCAACGGAAGAAGTCAAACACAGCAAACAATTCTTGGAGGAGGCTCTGAACAAAGTAGAAATTGCGAATCGAAAGCAACTTGCTGCCGAAGAAGCTCTTGAGAGTTGGGGACCCGAGCACCATCAGAAGGGACAAGCAGCAGCCTACAACATTCACAACCTAAACAATTTCCGATCACCAGATTATAACCTGAACTCTCCGATGAATGAGATGAACAAGTCAGTCATAGTAAATGATGGCCCGAAGCCAGTTTTAAGGTCAACATGCTCGATGCGAGATGTACTTAGCAGGAAGCAAGTTCTCCCCGAAGATTTTGTGGCAACAAAGGAAGTGGATCGCAGCCAGACTGACACTCACAGAGTAGCTTTGAGTGAAATGCTTCATGCTCTGAGGGAGGATTTAACATTTCCTTCGAAAGTCGAGAAGGAAGGAAATGATAAGAAGCCGGTTTTAGCACATAGGAAGAAATTCGGGTTCATCCAGATTTCGCTTCCCTTGTCGAGGCCGAGTAAGAAAAAGATGCAAACTTCGAATGCAATGTGA
- the LOC137734940 gene encoding uroporphyrinogen decarboxylase isoform X1, giving the protein MSCIHSYGSIASISLPTSTSFTPRSRCAPKPRFRCAVGGSVAEAQVASIAEPLLLNAVRGDDVERPPVWLMRQAGRYMKSYQTLCERYPSFRERSENVDLVVEISLQPWKVFKPDGVILFSDILTPLSGMNIPFDIVKGKGPVIFDPLQTADDVGQVREFVPQESVPYVGEALTILRKEVDNKAAVLGFVGAPFTLASYVVEGGSSKHFSKIKRLAFSQPKVLHALLQKFTTSMTKYIRYQADSGAQAVQIFDSWATELSPVDFEEFSLPYLKQIVDAVKETHPDLPLILYASGSGGLLERLALTGVDVVSLDWTVDMAEGRRRLGPNIAVQGNVDPGVLFGSKEFITSRINDTVRKAGRGKHILNLGHGIVVGTPEENVAHFFEVAKDMRY; this is encoded by the exons ATGTCCTGCATTCACAGCTACGGCTCCATAGCTTCCATCTCTCTTCCCACCTCCACTTCCTTCACTCCAAGATCCAGATGCGCCCCCAAGCCTCGCTTCCGCTGCGCCGTCGGAG GGAGTGTGGCAGAAGCCCAAGTTGCGTCCATTGCTGAGCCCCTTTTGCTCAATGCAGTTCGTGGGGACGATGTTGAGAGACCCCCAGTTTGGCTCATGAGGCAAGCAGGGAGGTACATGAAG AGTTATCAAACTCTCTGCGAGAGGTACCCTTCGTTTAGAGAAAGATCCGAAAATGTTGaccttgttgttgaaatttcgCTACAGCCCTGGAAGGTCTTCAAGCCTGATGGA GTCATTTTGTTCTCGGATATTTTAACTCCTCTTTCTGGGATGAATATACCATTTGACATTGTAAAAGGTAAGGGTCCTGTAATATTTGATCCTCTGCAGACTGCCGATGATGTTGGTCAAGTAAGAGAATTTGTTCCACAAGAATCAGTTCCATATGTTGGGGAAGCGTTGACAATCTTGCGAAAAGAG GTAGATAATAAGGCAGCAGTGCTAGGTTTTGTCGGGGCTCCTTTCACCCTAGCATCATATGTCGTGGAAGGTGGTTCATCAAAGCATTTCTCAAAGATAAAGAGACTAGCCTTCTCTCAACCGAAG GTCCTCCATGCATTACTTCAAAAATTCACAACTTCGATGACAAAATATATTCGATACCAAGCTGATAGTGGAGCTCAAGCCGTTCAGATCTTTGACTCATGGGCCACAGAACTCAGCCCTGTGGATTTTGAGGAATTCAGTCTGCCATACTTGAAGCAAATTGTGGATGCTGTGAAAGAGACCCATCCAGATCTCCCCTTAATCCTTTACGCAAGCGGATCTGGGGGCTTGCTCGAGAGGCTGGCTTTGACAGGTGTTGATGTAGTTAGCTTGGACTGGACTGTTGATATGGCGGAAGGTAGAAGGCGACTGGGACCAAATATAGCAGTTCAAGGTAATGTGGATCCTGGTGTTCTCTTCGGTTCAAAAGAATTCATCACCAGCAGAATAAACGATACGGTGAGGAAAGCCGGTAGAGGGAAACATATATTGAATCTTGGCCACGGCATTGTAGTAGGTACACCCGAGGAGAACGTTGCTCATTTCTTTGAGGTCGCTAAAGATATGAGATACTGA
- the LOC137735541 gene encoding adenine/guanine permease AZG1-like, with translation MDMEAHESPPPPSSLTRLNNYVAKTRAGKHFKLAERNSTFTTELRAGTATFLTMAYILAVNASILSDSGGTCSVSDCIPLCSDPTQSLQNCTGSVIQPDSTCKFDPVNPGYSACLEKVRKDLIVATVASSLIGCLIMGAFANLPLALAPGMGTNAYFAYTVVGFHGSGNVSYQSALAAVFIEGLIFLFISAIGLRAKLAKLVPKPVRISSSAGIGLFLAFIGLQNNQGIGLVGYSSSTLVTLGGCPASSRASLAPVITAVNGTVSLVQGGAVSGDIMCLRDRMESATLWLGLVGFVIIAYCLVKNVKGAMIYGIVFVTAVSWFRNTKVTAFPNTDAGDSAYEYFKKVVDIHTIESTAGALSFKSIGKGYFWEALITFLYVDILDTTGTLYSMARFAGFSDENGNFEGQYFAFMSDASSIVVGSLLGTSPVTAFIESSTGIREGGRTGLTALTVAGYFFLAFFFTPLLASIPAWAVGPPLILVGVLMMKSVVEIEWDDMRQAIPAFVTLILMPLTYSIAYGLIGGIGTFVVLHVGDWGHELLVKLGFLKWGGGGVVVNGAHDQTREKDAKVLEIGV, from the coding sequence ATGGACATGGAGGCTCACGAGTCGCCGCCACCGCCTTCATCCCTAACTCGGCTCAACAACTACGTCGCCAAAACCCGAGCCGGCAAGCACTTCAAACTCGCCGAGCGCAACTCCACTTTCACCACCGAGCTCCGCGCCGGCACCGCCACGTTCCTCACCATGGCCTACATCCTCGCAGTCAACGCCTCCATTCTTTCCGACTCCGGTGGCACCTGCTCCGTCTCCGACTGCATCCCCCTCTGCTCAGACCCGACCCAGTCCCTCCAAAACTGCACCGGGTCTGTCATCCAACCGGACTCCACGTGCAAATTCGACCCGGTCAACCCTGGCTACTCCGCCTGCTTAGAAAAAGTCCGAAAAGACCTCATCGTTGCCACCGTCGCGTCCTCCCTCATCGGCTGCTTAATCATGGGTGCCTTCGCGAATCTCCCGCTCGCTTTAGCTCCGGGTATGGGCACCAACGCCTATTTCGCATACACCGTTGTCGGGTTTCATGGGTCGGGTAATGTCTCGTACCAGAGCGCATTGGCCGCCGTGTTTATCGAAGGCTTGATTTTCCTCTTCATCTCCGCAATCGGGTTGCGCGCCAAGCTCGCGAAATTAGTTCCAAAACCGGTTCGGATCAGCTCCTCCGCGGGTATCGGACTCTTTCTGGCGTTTATCGGGTTGCAGAACAATCAGGGAATCGGGTTAGTCGGGTACAGTTCATCAACGTTAGTGACGCTCGGAGGCTGCCCCGCTTCCTCGCGGGCATCTTTGGCTCCCGTCATAACGGCAGTTAACGGCACCGTTAGTTTGGTCCAGGGTGGTGCCGTGTCGGGGGATATTATGTGCCTCCGGGACCGAATGGAAAGCGCCACGCTTTGGCTCGGCTTGGTCGGCTTCGTAATTATTGCGTATTGTTTGGTTAAAAATGTGAAGGGGGCGATGATTTACGGGATTGTTTTCGTAACGGCCGTTTCGTGGTTCCGTAACACCAAAGTAACGGCGTTTCCTAATACGGATGCGGGAGACTCGGCCTATGAATACTTCAAGAAGGTGGTTGATATACATACGATTGAGAGTACGGCCGGGGCACTAAGCTTCAAGAGTATCGGGAAGGGGTATTTTTGGGAAGCActaattacatttttatacGTAGACATACTAGACACGACCGGTACTCTCTACTCCATGGCCCGGTTCGCCGGATTCTCAGACGAAAATGGCAATTTCGAAGGTCAATATTTTGCTTTCATGTCGGATGCTTCGTCTATTGTGGTGGGTTCCTTGTTGGGCACGTCACCCGTGACAGCATTTATCGAGTCCTCTACGGGGATACGGGAGGGTGGACGTACGGGGCTAACGGCGTTGACGGTGGCGGGGTATTTCTTTTTGGCATTTTTCTTCACGCCGCTATTGGCTTCGATACCGGCTTGGGCGGTGGGGCCGCCCCTGATCTTGGTTGGGGTGCTGATGATGAAATCAGTGGTGGAGATTGAGTGGGACGACATGAGGCAGGCGATCCCGGCATTTGTGACGTTGATTTTGATGCCGTTGACTTACTCCATAGCGTATGGGCTGATAGGTGGGATCGGAACATTTGTAGTGTTGCACGTAGGGGATTGGGGCCATGAACTTTTggtcaaattagggtttttaaagtGGGGAGGAGGAGGTGTTGTGGTCAATGGGGCACATGATCAAACTAGAGAAAAAGATGCAAAAGTGCTAGAAATTGGagtttga
- the LOC137734940 gene encoding uroporphyrinogen decarboxylase isoform X2 yields the protein MPTSLIWSYSSWVLWDMVCRTVWFISGSVAEAQVASIAEPLLLNAVRGDDVERPPVWLMRQAGRYMKSYQTLCERYPSFRERSENVDLVVEISLQPWKVFKPDGVILFSDILTPLSGMNIPFDIVKGKGPVIFDPLQTADDVGQVREFVPQESVPYVGEALTILRKEVDNKAAVLGFVGAPFTLASYVVEGGSSKHFSKIKRLAFSQPKVLHALLQKFTTSMTKYIRYQADSGAQAVQIFDSWATELSPVDFEEFSLPYLKQIVDAVKETHPDLPLILYASGSGGLLERLALTGVDVVSLDWTVDMAEGRRRLGPNIAVQGNVDPGVLFGSKEFITSRINDTVRKAGRGKHILNLGHGIVVGTPEENVAHFFEVAKDMRY from the exons ATGCCCACGTCCTTAATTTGGAGCTACTCCAGCTGGGTTTTGTGGGATATGGT TTGTCGCACTGTGTGGTTCATTTCAGGGAGTGTGGCAGAAGCCCAAGTTGCGTCCATTGCTGAGCCCCTTTTGCTCAATGCAGTTCGTGGGGACGATGTTGAGAGACCCCCAGTTTGGCTCATGAGGCAAGCAGGGAGGTACATGAAG AGTTATCAAACTCTCTGCGAGAGGTACCCTTCGTTTAGAGAAAGATCCGAAAATGTTGaccttgttgttgaaatttcgCTACAGCCCTGGAAGGTCTTCAAGCCTGATGGA GTCATTTTGTTCTCGGATATTTTAACTCCTCTTTCTGGGATGAATATACCATTTGACATTGTAAAAGGTAAGGGTCCTGTAATATTTGATCCTCTGCAGACTGCCGATGATGTTGGTCAAGTAAGAGAATTTGTTCCACAAGAATCAGTTCCATATGTTGGGGAAGCGTTGACAATCTTGCGAAAAGAG GTAGATAATAAGGCAGCAGTGCTAGGTTTTGTCGGGGCTCCTTTCACCCTAGCATCATATGTCGTGGAAGGTGGTTCATCAAAGCATTTCTCAAAGATAAAGAGACTAGCCTTCTCTCAACCGAAG GTCCTCCATGCATTACTTCAAAAATTCACAACTTCGATGACAAAATATATTCGATACCAAGCTGATAGTGGAGCTCAAGCCGTTCAGATCTTTGACTCATGGGCCACAGAACTCAGCCCTGTGGATTTTGAGGAATTCAGTCTGCCATACTTGAAGCAAATTGTGGATGCTGTGAAAGAGACCCATCCAGATCTCCCCTTAATCCTTTACGCAAGCGGATCTGGGGGCTTGCTCGAGAGGCTGGCTTTGACAGGTGTTGATGTAGTTAGCTTGGACTGGACTGTTGATATGGCGGAAGGTAGAAGGCGACTGGGACCAAATATAGCAGTTCAAGGTAATGTGGATCCTGGTGTTCTCTTCGGTTCAAAAGAATTCATCACCAGCAGAATAAACGATACGGTGAGGAAAGCCGGTAGAGGGAAACATATATTGAATCTTGGCCACGGCATTGTAGTAGGTACACCCGAGGAGAACGTTGCTCATTTCTTTGAGGTCGCTAAAGATATGAGATACTGA
- the LOC137733382 gene encoding uncharacterized protein, with amino-acid sequence MHECEFNENVKRFRGVSVDVKKQSIWDQLVIMAPFHFFLKEFTKTSKAGNWVAINREGFEAWKNDKAYWLTRKLCLKKQMISLRPVVHEFTSWNWKMVHGF; translated from the exons ATGCACGAGTGCGAATTCAACGAGAACGTGAAGAGGTTCAGAGGCGTTAGCGTGGATGTTAAGAAACAGAGCATTTGGGACCAGCTTGTAATCATGGCCCCCTTCCATTTCTTCTT GAAAGAGTTTACCAAGACAAGCAAGGCTGGAAATTGGGTTGCCATTAATCGAGAAGGATTTGAGGCATGGAAGAACGACAAGGCTTACTGGCTTACCAGAAAGCTTtgcttgaagaagcaaatgataAGTTTAAG GCCAGTGGTGCATGAGTTCACCTCATGGAACTGGAAAATGGTGCATGGTTTTTGA
- the LOC137734475 gene encoding uncharacterized protein, which translates to MVTENECVSSKIASKEASVANSSCRVYYGEAGVIPFKWESQPGTPKHKFSDSSLPPLTPPPSYSTTRPSSFKHTQQNPSSKTKFLGTILSRLRSLKKMLKAPNMSSPLPSLSPSSSLSLASSPLSASYSSSSSSANSSSGLRNKKGRKNQCFSVSRMPLENNYGGDYYDHRHHQNSGSPTSTLCFGGKRKGNISTNFHGIRGC; encoded by the coding sequence ATGGTGACTGAAAACGAGTGCGTTTCCTCTAAGATTGCCTCCAAGGAAGCATCCGTGGCCAACTCTTCTTGCAGGGTTTACTATGGAGAAGCTGGTGTTATCCCATTCAAGTGGGAGTCACAGCCGGGTACACCCAAGCACAAGTTTTCAgattcttctcttcctcctctcaCACCTCCTCCTTCCTATTCCACTACCCGTCCCAGCAGCTTTAAACATACCCAGCAAAACCCTAGctccaaaacaaagtttttaGGCACCATTCTTTCCAGGCTTAGGTCATTGAAGAAAATGCTCAAGGCACCCAACATGTCATCGCCATTGCCATCGCTATCACCATCATCATCGTTGTCATTGGCATCATCACCGTTGTCAGCATCCTACTCATCATCTTCATCGTCAGCGAATTCTTCATCAGGTTTGAGAAACAAAAAGGGTCGAAAAAATCAATGTTTTTCGGTTTCGAGGATGCCATTAGAGAATAATTATGGGGGAGATTATTAtgatcatcgtcatcatcaaaATTCTGGATCACCTACTTCAACTTTATGCTTTGGAGGTAAACGCAAAGGTAATATTTCTACTAATTTTCATGGGATCCGAGGCTGCTAG